A region from the Ictalurus punctatus breed USDA103 chromosome 25, Coco_2.0, whole genome shotgun sequence genome encodes:
- the LOC108258089 gene encoding mitogen-activated protein kinase-binding protein 1 isoform X1 has translation MEGSSIKNRIKNLLRSPSIKLKKNRRLEKENLTNKLTLERVLGITTSGSCGLTCDPCSGTVAYLAGCVVVLLNPTKNGQQHIINTSRKTITAVAFSSDGKYLVTGEYGHLPAVRVWDVADGSQVAELQEHKYGVACVAFSPNSKYIVSIGYQHDMSVNVWAWKKNMLVAANKVSSKVTAVSFSEDSSYFVTAGNRHVRYWYLEPCNSNKQLTAPVPLLGRSGLLGELQNNNFCDVACGRGGKSESTFCITSSGLLCEFNERRMLDKWVDLRTSTASALFVTEELIFCACADGTVRVFSPSDLHFICTLPRPHHLGTDVSAVSQTSHLFSNKPDARYPDSVAVTYDPVNFWLSCVYNDHSLYVWDVQDLRRVGKVYSGLYHSAWVWDVQIYPGAKEEPLTGLTSSGLFFSCSADSTVRMWSTEPQINPANSNLLSSDLRKVIYTASNSTCLLDTEGTGTSCTEKPEEQPAESRTGIRTICVSPDGKHLASGDQNGTLRIHELNTMEEVLKVEVHDSEILCMEYSKPETGMKLLATAGRDRLIRVLDVEEDYSLLQTLDEHSSSITAVRFAANEGKVRMISCGADKSVYFRTAHRTFRGVKFKRTHHVVRKSSLHDMNVDPTCKYAAVGCQDRHVRVFNINSGKQKMSFKGSRAEDGSLLRVQMDPSGLYVATSCSDKNLSLFDFRTGECLAAAFGHSEIITGIKFTSDCRHLISASGDSCIFIWRLAPEMSMNMRERLDQFTHATSGPAFAESVIRRASTSSLAMHSTLSLLTYSSESEEDYNEETFEDIQTPDYHDLHQTSLEEDQGASDDMNDWDSSKFQESSTGSSVSEQSLPEVPHRRKRWNCRIGSFELMVKSMLELHQFESFSKPGSPLRGSTGQLSDQACSSTASLHKDTKWSKRRQARPDSSWLGATSSPEPEVVILSSELCPSTDSLPGAYQVQEEESQESHSPDRGSSMGYASGGSSPEQAYEGSDDPELLSNDEDDEEVARGRPFHQPESPEQESFLKKHFETLADTNDTAGNEPKPQSSTSVCFFSHGSTPRRLSQFLSKTDEKSEKCAVLKPLVSTVRPLQKDNGQGANLDQRADACSSEQLHSAPKRRKTCRMQNTTSPISMSRVMSPADKSLLNSMSALGLTANSRKCVTTSLLKQAPGPSTPEVLADRNDSILRHPSPTDSPSPLPWESPNTNRRLKVRSYMSPTTSSRAKISRSMSHKEGLHLNLSSGQTSPCPGSSPSSPFHASSLLQSLSAPLPGPCNPAVPRLSYGGCSPNPTAKITKARVSARMSNPLSEYPSRSTPTPSTDSAALSNNVTKTGVQHGDKCYTKGQVEPTKNVFPIPVSQSVSVKDSLSPKTSAHTPQHPLVDVQAYSVACKSQSDQAEPSMNLETCRQAAAELYNSVKKATQLYTVVSSCVGNVGSELQAMDRVLMEALFMARSELEAVPGLTPASAVTALGEGEEKTLALLEQYSQLLLQSVEKRLEHKI, from the exons ATGGAGGGCTCAAGtattaaaaacagaataaaaaatcTCCTGCGGTCGCCGTCTATAAAGCTGAAGAAGAACCGACGGCTGGAGAAAGAAAACCTGACTAACAAG TTAACTCTGGAGAGAGTACTTGGTATCACGACTTCAGGAAGTTGTGGACTGACGTGCGATCCTTGCTCCGGGACTGTCGCCTATCTTGCCGG GTGTGTAGTAGTGCTACTGAACCCCACAAAGAACGGACAGCAGCACATAATCAACACGTCCAG gaAAACTATAACTGCTGTAGCCTTTTCATCAGATGGCAAATATCTTGTTACAGGAGAG TATGGTCACCTTCCTGCAGTGCGGGTTTGGGATGTGGCTGATGGCTCTCAGGTGGCAGAGCTACAGGAGCACAAGTATGGTGTGGCCTGTGTGGCCTTCTCTCCAAACAGCAAATACATTGTTAGCATTGGCTACCAGCATGACATGAGTGTCAACGTGTGGGCCTGGAAG AAAAACATGTTGGTGGCTGCTAACAAGGTGTCCAGTAAGGTGACGGCAGTGTCTTTTTCCGAGGACAGCTCCTACTTTGTGACCGCTGGGAACAGACATGTCAGATACTGGTACCTAGAACCCTGCAACTCCAACAAG CAGCTCACAGCCCCTGTTCCACTGCTTGGGCGCTCGGGCCTGTTGGGGGAGTTACAGAACAACAACTTCTGCGATGTAGCCTGTGGCCGTGGTGGGAAGTCTGAAAGTACGTTCTGCATCACTTCTTCAGGACTGCTCTGTGAGTTCAACGAGAGGAGGATGCTGGATAAGTGGGTAGACCTACGG ACCAGTACAGCGAGTGCTCTTTTTGTCACCGAGGAGCTGATCTTCTGTGCATGCGCTGACGGAACCGTGCGAGTGTTCAGTCCATCTGACCTGCACTTCATCTGCACCCTGCCTCGACCTCATCACCTGGGCACAGACGTATCTGCTGTAAGCCAGACCAG TCACCTGTTCTCCAACAAACCAGATGCCCGCTACCCTGACTCGGTAGCTGTGACCTATGACCCTGTTAACTTCTGGCTGTCGTGTGTGTATAATGACCACAGCTTGTATGTGTGGGACGTTCAAGATTTGCGGAGAGTGGGAAAAGTGTACTCTGGTCTCTACCACTCTGCCTGGGTGTGGGACGTGCAG ATATACCCTGGGGCTAAAGAGGAACCTCTGACAGGGCTCACTTCTTCAGGGTTGTTCTTCAGCTGCTCTGCAGACAGCACAGTCCGCATGTGGAGCACAGAGCCACAGATCAACCCAGCCAATAGCAATCTTCTCAGCAGT GATCTTCGGAAGGTGATTTATACAGCTAGTAACAGCACGTGCCTGCTGGACACTGAGGGAACAGGCACCAGCTGCACAGAGAAGCCAGAGGAGCAGCCTGCAGAGAGCCGAACGGGCATCAGAACCATCTGTGTGAGTCCAGATGGCAAACATCTGGCCTCAGGAGACCAGAATGGCACATTAAG AATTCATGAGCTTAACACTATGGAGGAGGTACTTAAGGTAGAGGTGCATGACTCCGAGATCCTGTGCATGGAGTACTCCAAACCTGAGACAG GAATGAAACTGTTGGCGACGGCGGGTCGAGATCGCCTGATTCGTGTACTGGACGTTGAGGAAGATTACAGTCTACTGCAGACCCTGGATGAGCATTCCTCCTCCATCACAGCTGTCCGCTTCGCTG CCAATGAGGGGAAGGTGAGGATGATCAGCTGTGGAGCCGATAAGAGTGTGTACTTCCGCACTGCCCACAGG ACTTTCAGAGGAGTCAAATTTAAACGCACACACCATGTGGTGCGAAAGAGCTCTCTTCATGACATGAACGTGGATCCCACCTGCAAGTATGCAGCTGTAGGCTGTCAGGACCGACACGTCAG AGTGTTTAACATAAACAGTGGGAAACAGAAAATGTCCTTTAAGGGCTCTCGGGCCGAAGACGGCAGCCTTCTCCGG GTTCAGATGGACCCGTCTGGCCTCTACGTGGCCACCAGCTGCTCAGATAAGAATCTCAGCCTGTTTGACTTCCGAACCGGAGAGTGTCTGGCTGCCGCGTTCGGCCACTCGG AAATCATAACCGGCATTAAATTCACAAGTGACTGCAGGCATCTGATCTCGGCCTCGGGAGATAG CTGTATCTTTATATGGCGTCTCGCTCCTGAGATGAGCATGAACATGAGGGAGCGGCTGGATCAGTTCACGCACGCTACGAGCGGCCCAGCTTTTGCAGAGTCAGTGATCAG ACGGGCCTCTACAAGCAGCCTGGCGATGCACAGCACCCTGTCTCTATTGACCTACTCCTCAGAGAGTGAGGAAGACTACAATGAAGAAACATTTGAGGATATCCAGACCCCAGATTACCATGATCTGCACCAAACATCATTAGAAGAGGATCAGG GTGCTTCTGATGACATGAATGACTGGGATTCTTCGAAG TTCCAGGAGTCGTCTACAGGTTCCAGCGTGTCTGAGCAATCTTTGCCCGAGGTTCCACACAGGAGAAAACGCTGGAACTGTAGGATAGGCTCATTTGAGCTGATGGTGAAGTCCATGCTGGAACTTCATCAGTTTGAGTCATTTTCTAAGCCCGGCTCTCCCCTAAGGGGCTCGACAGGCCAGCTCAGCGACCAGGCCTGTAGCAGCACTGCCAGCCTGCACAAAGACACT AAATGGAGTAAGAGGCGGCAGGCTCGTCCTGACTCTTCCTGGTTGGGTGCTACCTCGTCTCCTGAACCCGAGGTTGTAATACTGAGTTCCGAACTGTGCCCAAGCACTGACAGCTTGCCTGGAGCATACCAGGTGCAGGAGGAGGAGAGCCAGGAGAGCCACAGCCCTGACAGAGGCAGCTCCATGGGCTATGCTAGTGGAGGATCCAGCCCAGAGCAGGCCTATGAAG GCTCAGATGATCCTGAGCTACTCAGcaatgatgaggatgatgaagaggtGGCAAGGGGAAGGCCATTTCACCAACCAGAGAGCCCTGAACAAGAGAGTTTCCTCAAGAAACACTTTGAGACACTGGCTGACACCAACGACACGG CAGGTAATGAACCCAAACCCCAGAGCAGCACTTCAGTGTGTTTCTTTTCCCATGGCTCCACCCCCAG GAGGCTTTCCCAATTCCTCTCCAAGACTGATGAGAAGTCTGAAAAATGTGCTGTATTGAAACCCCTGGTGTCCACAGTACGTCCCTTGCAGAAGGACAACGGTCAGGGGGCGAACTTGGACCAGAGAGCAGACGCGTGCAGTTCAGAGCAGCTACACTCAGCCCCCAAGAGGAGGAAAACTTGCAGGATGCAGAATACAACCAGCCCAATAAGCATGTCCAGGGTGATGAGCCCTGCAGACAAGTCACTTTTAAATTCCATGTCGGCACTCGGCCTAACAGCGAACA gTCGAAAGTGTGTAACCACGTCCCTTTTGAAGCAAGCGCCTGGACCTTCCACACCTGAGGTTCTCGCAGACAGGAACGATTCGATATTGCGGCACCCGTCTCCCACAGACTCGCCGTCTCCGCTGCCATGGGAAAGCCCAAACACTAACCGGCGTCTCAAAGTTCGCTCCTACATGAGTCCCACTACTAGCTCCAGAGCCAAAATCAGCCGCTCCATGTCCCACAAAGAAGGTCTTCATCTTAACCTGTCCAGTGGTCAGACATCTCCATGCCCAGGATCATCCCCTAGCAGTCCATTTCATGCCAGCAGTCTTTTGCAATCTCTATCTGCCCCTCTCCCTGGTCCATGCAACCCAGCTGTACCAAGATTGAGCTATGGTGGATGTTCTCCAAACCCTACTGCTAAAATCACCAAGGCCCGTGTCTCAGCAAGAATGAGTAACCCTCTATCTGAGTATCCCAGCAGGTCCACACCTACTCCCAGTACAGACTCTGCTGCACTCTCAAACAATGTTACTAAGACTGGAGTTCAACACGGAGATAAATGCTATACAAAGGGTCAGGTGGAGCCTACAAAGAATGTGTTCCCCATCCCCGTCTCTCAGTCCGTGTCTGTAAAAGACTCACTGAGCCCTAAAACTTCAGCCCACACCCCACAACACCCCCTAGTGGATGTCCAGGCCTACAGTGTGGCCTGCAAGAGCCAGTCTGATCAAG CAGAGCCCTCGATGAACCTGGAGACTTGCAGACAGGCTGCGGCAGAGCTGTACAATAGCGTGAAGAAGGCCACTCAGCTCTACACTGTG gTGAGCTCCTGTGTTGGAAATGTGGGTTCAGAGCTGCAGGCGATGGATCGTGTGCTGATGGAGGCGCTGTTCATGGCACGCTCTGAGCTGGAGGCTGTTCCAGGACTCACCCCTGCATCAGCGGTGACTGCACTTGGTGAAGGTGAAGAGAAGACACTAGCTCTGCTGGAGCAGTACTCTCAGCTTCTACTGCAGTCTGTAGAGAAGAGACTCGAACACAAAATCTAG
- the LOC108258089 gene encoding mitogen-activated protein kinase-binding protein 1 isoform X3, whose amino-acid sequence MEGSSIKNRIKNLLRSPSIKLKKNRRLEKENLTNKLTLERVLGITTSGSCGLTCDPCSGTVAYLAGCVVVLLNPTKNGQQHIINTSRKTITAVAFSSDGKYLVTGEYGHLPAVRVWDVADGSQVAELQEHKYGVACVAFSPNSKYIVSIGYQHDMSVNVWAWKKNMLVAANKVSSKVTAVSFSEDSSYFVTAGNRHVRYWYLEPCNSNKQLTAPVPLLGRSGLLGELQNNNFCDVACGRGGKSESTFCITSSGLLCEFNERRMLDKWVDLRTSTASALFVTEELIFCACADGTVRVFSPSDLHFICTLPRPHHLGTDVSAVSQTSHLFSNKPDARYPDSVAVTYDPVNFWLSCVYNDHSLYVWDVQDLRRVGKVYSGLYHSAWVWDVQIYPGAKEEPLTGLTSSGLFFSCSADSTVRMWSTEPQINPANSNLLSSDLRKVIYTASNSTCLLDTEGTGTSCTEKPEEQPAESRTGIRTICVSPDGKHLASGDQNGTLRIHELNTMEEVLKVEVHDSEILCMEYSKPETGMKLLATAGRDRLIRVLDVEEDYSLLQTLDEHSSSITAVRFAANEGKVRMISCGADKSVYFRTAHRTFRGVKFKRTHHVVRKSSLHDMNVDPTCKYAAVGCQDRHVRVFNINSGKQKMSFKGSRAEDGSLLRVQMDPSGLYVATSCSDKNLSLFDFRTGECLAAAFGHSEIITGIKFTSDCRHLISASGDSCIFIWRLAPEMSMNMRERLDQFTHATSGPAFAESVIRRASTSSLAMHSTLSLLTYSSESEEDYNEETFEDIQTPDYHDLHQTSLEEDQGASDDMNDWDSSKFQESSTGSSVSEQSLPEVPHRRKRWNCRIGSFELMVKSMLELHQFESFSKPGSPLRGSTGQLSDQACSSTASLHKDTKWSKRRQARPDSSWLGATSSPEPEVVILSSELCPSTDSLPGAYQVQEEESQESHSPDRGSSMGYASGGSSPEQAYEGSDDPELLSNDEDDEEVARGRPFHQPESPEQESFLKKHFETLADTNDTAGNEPKPQSSTSVCFFSHGSTPRRLSQFLSKTDEKSEKCAVLKPLVSTVRPLQKDNGQGANLDQRADACSSEQLHSAPKRRKTCRMQNTTSPISMSRVMSPADKSLLNSMSALGLTANSRKCVTTSLLKQAPGPSTPEVLADRNDSILRHPSPTDSPSPLPWESPNTNRRLKVRSYMSPTTSSRAKISRSMSHKEGLHLNLSSGQTSPCPGSSPSSPFHASSLLQSLSAPLPGPCNPAVPRLSYGGCSPNPTAKITKARVSARMSNPLSEYPSRSTPTPSTDSAALSNNVTKTGVQHGDKCYTKGQVEPTKNVFPIPVSQSVSVKDSLSPKTSAHTPQHPLVDVQAYSVACKSQSDQEPSMNLETCRQAAAELYNSVKKATQLYTVVSSCVGNVGSELQAMDRVLMEALFMARSELEAVPGLTPASAVTALGEGEEKTLALLEQYSQLLLQSVEKRLEHKI is encoded by the exons ATGGAGGGCTCAAGtattaaaaacagaataaaaaatcTCCTGCGGTCGCCGTCTATAAAGCTGAAGAAGAACCGACGGCTGGAGAAAGAAAACCTGACTAACAAG TTAACTCTGGAGAGAGTACTTGGTATCACGACTTCAGGAAGTTGTGGACTGACGTGCGATCCTTGCTCCGGGACTGTCGCCTATCTTGCCGG GTGTGTAGTAGTGCTACTGAACCCCACAAAGAACGGACAGCAGCACATAATCAACACGTCCAG gaAAACTATAACTGCTGTAGCCTTTTCATCAGATGGCAAATATCTTGTTACAGGAGAG TATGGTCACCTTCCTGCAGTGCGGGTTTGGGATGTGGCTGATGGCTCTCAGGTGGCAGAGCTACAGGAGCACAAGTATGGTGTGGCCTGTGTGGCCTTCTCTCCAAACAGCAAATACATTGTTAGCATTGGCTACCAGCATGACATGAGTGTCAACGTGTGGGCCTGGAAG AAAAACATGTTGGTGGCTGCTAACAAGGTGTCCAGTAAGGTGACGGCAGTGTCTTTTTCCGAGGACAGCTCCTACTTTGTGACCGCTGGGAACAGACATGTCAGATACTGGTACCTAGAACCCTGCAACTCCAACAAG CAGCTCACAGCCCCTGTTCCACTGCTTGGGCGCTCGGGCCTGTTGGGGGAGTTACAGAACAACAACTTCTGCGATGTAGCCTGTGGCCGTGGTGGGAAGTCTGAAAGTACGTTCTGCATCACTTCTTCAGGACTGCTCTGTGAGTTCAACGAGAGGAGGATGCTGGATAAGTGGGTAGACCTACGG ACCAGTACAGCGAGTGCTCTTTTTGTCACCGAGGAGCTGATCTTCTGTGCATGCGCTGACGGAACCGTGCGAGTGTTCAGTCCATCTGACCTGCACTTCATCTGCACCCTGCCTCGACCTCATCACCTGGGCACAGACGTATCTGCTGTAAGCCAGACCAG TCACCTGTTCTCCAACAAACCAGATGCCCGCTACCCTGACTCGGTAGCTGTGACCTATGACCCTGTTAACTTCTGGCTGTCGTGTGTGTATAATGACCACAGCTTGTATGTGTGGGACGTTCAAGATTTGCGGAGAGTGGGAAAAGTGTACTCTGGTCTCTACCACTCTGCCTGGGTGTGGGACGTGCAG ATATACCCTGGGGCTAAAGAGGAACCTCTGACAGGGCTCACTTCTTCAGGGTTGTTCTTCAGCTGCTCTGCAGACAGCACAGTCCGCATGTGGAGCACAGAGCCACAGATCAACCCAGCCAATAGCAATCTTCTCAGCAGT GATCTTCGGAAGGTGATTTATACAGCTAGTAACAGCACGTGCCTGCTGGACACTGAGGGAACAGGCACCAGCTGCACAGAGAAGCCAGAGGAGCAGCCTGCAGAGAGCCGAACGGGCATCAGAACCATCTGTGTGAGTCCAGATGGCAAACATCTGGCCTCAGGAGACCAGAATGGCACATTAAG AATTCATGAGCTTAACACTATGGAGGAGGTACTTAAGGTAGAGGTGCATGACTCCGAGATCCTGTGCATGGAGTACTCCAAACCTGAGACAG GAATGAAACTGTTGGCGACGGCGGGTCGAGATCGCCTGATTCGTGTACTGGACGTTGAGGAAGATTACAGTCTACTGCAGACCCTGGATGAGCATTCCTCCTCCATCACAGCTGTCCGCTTCGCTG CCAATGAGGGGAAGGTGAGGATGATCAGCTGTGGAGCCGATAAGAGTGTGTACTTCCGCACTGCCCACAGG ACTTTCAGAGGAGTCAAATTTAAACGCACACACCATGTGGTGCGAAAGAGCTCTCTTCATGACATGAACGTGGATCCCACCTGCAAGTATGCAGCTGTAGGCTGTCAGGACCGACACGTCAG AGTGTTTAACATAAACAGTGGGAAACAGAAAATGTCCTTTAAGGGCTCTCGGGCCGAAGACGGCAGCCTTCTCCGG GTTCAGATGGACCCGTCTGGCCTCTACGTGGCCACCAGCTGCTCAGATAAGAATCTCAGCCTGTTTGACTTCCGAACCGGAGAGTGTCTGGCTGCCGCGTTCGGCCACTCGG AAATCATAACCGGCATTAAATTCACAAGTGACTGCAGGCATCTGATCTCGGCCTCGGGAGATAG CTGTATCTTTATATGGCGTCTCGCTCCTGAGATGAGCATGAACATGAGGGAGCGGCTGGATCAGTTCACGCACGCTACGAGCGGCCCAGCTTTTGCAGAGTCAGTGATCAG ACGGGCCTCTACAAGCAGCCTGGCGATGCACAGCACCCTGTCTCTATTGACCTACTCCTCAGAGAGTGAGGAAGACTACAATGAAGAAACATTTGAGGATATCCAGACCCCAGATTACCATGATCTGCACCAAACATCATTAGAAGAGGATCAGG GTGCTTCTGATGACATGAATGACTGGGATTCTTCGAAG TTCCAGGAGTCGTCTACAGGTTCCAGCGTGTCTGAGCAATCTTTGCCCGAGGTTCCACACAGGAGAAAACGCTGGAACTGTAGGATAGGCTCATTTGAGCTGATGGTGAAGTCCATGCTGGAACTTCATCAGTTTGAGTCATTTTCTAAGCCCGGCTCTCCCCTAAGGGGCTCGACAGGCCAGCTCAGCGACCAGGCCTGTAGCAGCACTGCCAGCCTGCACAAAGACACT AAATGGAGTAAGAGGCGGCAGGCTCGTCCTGACTCTTCCTGGTTGGGTGCTACCTCGTCTCCTGAACCCGAGGTTGTAATACTGAGTTCCGAACTGTGCCCAAGCACTGACAGCTTGCCTGGAGCATACCAGGTGCAGGAGGAGGAGAGCCAGGAGAGCCACAGCCCTGACAGAGGCAGCTCCATGGGCTATGCTAGTGGAGGATCCAGCCCAGAGCAGGCCTATGAAG GCTCAGATGATCCTGAGCTACTCAGcaatgatgaggatgatgaagaggtGGCAAGGGGAAGGCCATTTCACCAACCAGAGAGCCCTGAACAAGAGAGTTTCCTCAAGAAACACTTTGAGACACTGGCTGACACCAACGACACGG CAGGTAATGAACCCAAACCCCAGAGCAGCACTTCAGTGTGTTTCTTTTCCCATGGCTCCACCCCCAG GAGGCTTTCCCAATTCCTCTCCAAGACTGATGAGAAGTCTGAAAAATGTGCTGTATTGAAACCCCTGGTGTCCACAGTACGTCCCTTGCAGAAGGACAACGGTCAGGGGGCGAACTTGGACCAGAGAGCAGACGCGTGCAGTTCAGAGCAGCTACACTCAGCCCCCAAGAGGAGGAAAACTTGCAGGATGCAGAATACAACCAGCCCAATAAGCATGTCCAGGGTGATGAGCCCTGCAGACAAGTCACTTTTAAATTCCATGTCGGCACTCGGCCTAACAGCGAACA gTCGAAAGTGTGTAACCACGTCCCTTTTGAAGCAAGCGCCTGGACCTTCCACACCTGAGGTTCTCGCAGACAGGAACGATTCGATATTGCGGCACCCGTCTCCCACAGACTCGCCGTCTCCGCTGCCATGGGAAAGCCCAAACACTAACCGGCGTCTCAAAGTTCGCTCCTACATGAGTCCCACTACTAGCTCCAGAGCCAAAATCAGCCGCTCCATGTCCCACAAAGAAGGTCTTCATCTTAACCTGTCCAGTGGTCAGACATCTCCATGCCCAGGATCATCCCCTAGCAGTCCATTTCATGCCAGCAGTCTTTTGCAATCTCTATCTGCCCCTCTCCCTGGTCCATGCAACCCAGCTGTACCAAGATTGAGCTATGGTGGATGTTCTCCAAACCCTACTGCTAAAATCACCAAGGCCCGTGTCTCAGCAAGAATGAGTAACCCTCTATCTGAGTATCCCAGCAGGTCCACACCTACTCCCAGTACAGACTCTGCTGCACTCTCAAACAATGTTACTAAGACTGGAGTTCAACACGGAGATAAATGCTATACAAAGGGTCAGGTGGAGCCTACAAAGAATGTGTTCCCCATCCCCGTCTCTCAGTCCGTGTCTGTAAAAGACTCACTGAGCCCTAAAACTTCAGCCCACACCCCACAACACCCCCTAGTGGATGTCCAGGCCTACAGTGTGGCCTGCAAGAGCCAGTCTGATCAAG AGCCCTCGATGAACCTGGAGACTTGCAGACAGGCTGCGGCAGAGCTGTACAATAGCGTGAAGAAGGCCACTCAGCTCTACACTGTG gTGAGCTCCTGTGTTGGAAATGTGGGTTCAGAGCTGCAGGCGATGGATCGTGTGCTGATGGAGGCGCTGTTCATGGCACGCTCTGAGCTGGAGGCTGTTCCAGGACTCACCCCTGCATCAGCGGTGACTGCACTTGGTGAAGGTGAAGAGAAGACACTAGCTCTGCTGGAGCAGTACTCTCAGCTTCTACTGCAGTCTGTAGAGAAGAGACTCGAACACAAAATCTAG